One Apteryx mantelli isolate bAptMan1 chromosome 2, bAptMan1.hap1, whole genome shotgun sequence genomic window, AAATCCTGAAAGTTTGTTGTACAAACTAAAACCCCCAGGAGGTCAACAAAAAGAATTCAAAGCTGCCATGTTTGcttaaaaacaaggaaacataAATGCTATGATTTTGGGACTGTGATGTGATATTTGAATGAGTGGGATTAGCAGTGACTCTGAAAAAGATACCAATATCCGTATATCTCTCTGCAAGTGGTTTGGCTAAATATGTCTCTTGCTCATTCTATTTATAAGTGGAACATGAAGTATAGGTACAAGTCTGCTGAGAAAATCTGGATTCAGATTTTATTAGTTACTCAAACTGTAACCCAGCTGGGAAAAGATTTATGTAAGTGTCAGTGTGATTtcgaaacaggaaaaaaagttttgataaTGAAGAAAAGGATGCAAAGGTAGCTCACCAGCCCTCAAAACCCcaaaaacccaaccaaacccaGAAAATACTTGACCTCACTTTTCAGATAACCAAATACTACTTATCAGATAAATGTAAGAagggtgtgcttgtgtgtgtgcgcatgcattTTCGTGAGTAAATTGTAACTTGCTGGAGTATATTTTTATATCAGGGAAACCTTTGAGTTTTCAGAGAACAGTAAAACAGCTAGCTCAAAGGCTGTTGCAATGCCTTGTGGGCGCAGTGTGTGCCATTCTCCTCCACAGGCTGGGCTTCCTGGTCAGATTATATTTCCTGGGAGGAACTGTGGTCTCTTCTTTGGAGGGCTGGAAACAACTGCAGAACATGTTCTGATTTTTGTGAGTCAAACACTGCAATTTTTGGAGGTTATATTCCTTTTCACCTGAAAACGGAGGGATGGAGAGGAAAACTACAttgatgaaattcaacaaggacaaatgcaaattcCTGCACTTGGGAAGGAATAACTCCGTGAAATGATATAGGTTAGGGACTGCCTGActagggagcagctctgtggaaaagaccCAGGGGGGcctcagcagctcagcagctgaaCATGAGCCTGCAGCATGTCCTGGCAGCAACAGAGGCCAACAGCATTGACAGGGGCAtaacagcagccttccaatacCTATGAGGAGCTTGTCTAGAAGATAGAGCCGGGACCTTCACAGTGGTGCACAGTGGGAGAACAAGAGATAACATTGAGAAATGAGAGGTTCCAACTGGATTTAGAGAAAAAAagttcaccatgaggacagtcaagcactggagcaggttgcccagagaggttttgctgTCTCTATCCATGGAGATTTTCAAGAACAATGGactaaagccctgagcaacctagtcTAGgttcagagctgaccctgctttgagcaggaggttggacaagagacctcctgaggtacCATCCAGCTTGAGttattccatgattctgtgacCTCATTTTTCCTACAAAAGATTAGAACCTGCCATGGAAAGAGTCTTTCTGTAAAAGACTTACGGAATCAAGAACCTGAGTTTCAGACAAACATAATTCTAACAGACATTTTGCCACCCTAATTCTTGCTGTTTAGTAATTGTTGCTTTTTTATAGACTAGAAATGAAGCATGTGAAGTGGCTGTTGTTTCTGTCTATGCTGTGGGGTTGGGATGCAGCAAACAcaggtaatttttctttttctggaagccAAGTCTCTGGAAAGTACATTGGCTCCCACTGCCCTTCTAGtgttcaaaacaaaaatagcttACTAATATTTGTAATATACTTTGCAAGGCCTCAATGCTCAGAGGCACCCAAAGAATCAGAAGAGTTAAAGAGTCATGACATAACTTACCTGGATGAAGTTAGTTGTGTGTCTCCTGTCACTAGAAAGCAGATTGCACTGCCACATAGTTCACTGATGACAACACAGCACTTAGAAAAGCAGTGGAAGACAAAGATGACTTGAGTCTACAGCCTCTTTCCCAATTGCGTAGGTGAGATATTAGCTGCTCATAGGGGCCAACACTCTCTCCCCAGGACTCCTGTATTGACTCCATTCTGTTGTGGCAAGTCTTTATGGCAGGACATACGTGCAGCTCCGTGTAACATCCCTTAATGCCGGAAGCACTTACAGTTCAAAGCCTTTCTGCCTGTAGAGCTGGTAGGGCTTTGACAGTCCTGGCACTGAAGTAGCAGAGTTTAGGGAGCTATATCAGGAGCAAGAATCCATCCTTAATTTCTGGCAGCTGGAAAGGGTATATCCCATCCTGATGGACTGGTTTAATTTCTTATGTAAATGGATAAGGACCGGATGCTGCTGGTCCTCTGGGACATGTTGATTCAGTCTAGGGATGCAGTTTTAGTGCTGTATATGGAAAAAACCTCTGTTGTAAAATAACCAAGGAGTTAGAAAACACCAGTGTCCTGCTGCAGAGTTTTTTAAAGAGAAGTGATATCTTTGAATAAAGGCTTCAGCTGACTGGAAGTCCAGTGGAGAGACTTAAAGAGACACCAATGGGCCTTCCGTCAGGCTTGAATGGCTCAAAGAATACCTCAAAGAGTATAATGTATAAAATGAGCAGAAACCCAGGGAACCACACAATATTAACTGTCACAGATCACGACAGAtgtgctgtggagctgcagccccCTGCAAGCATGCTTACAGGGTGCAGTACAGCGAGGAGCATTGGTGCCCATCTCAGCTGCAGCTGAACCCAAGCTGGCAAACTGTTACTGGTTACTCTCTGAGTGCTGACACAGTTCTTGGGGGCTGAAGAGTTTTAAGGGACAATTACAAGAAGACTCTTCCTGCTaatgcaaacaaagcaaaaatggtgattttgtttttttaatggttttccATGGACTTACCACTTCTGCTATGAGGAGGCATCTCTGACAATTCAGCACAAACCAGCTGCTGGCTGCAGAGACCAATGcctggaaccccccccccccccccgaagtttTTAATCCCATACAAATGTTCAAAAATTGAGCAATGAGATTTTATACATAAATAGCAAATTCTGTATAAGGACTCCCAAATACTTAGCATCCTGATAGTCCTTGAAAGTTTCCCATTACACAGTGTGgaagacagaaaaaaggaaagttgTCGGGAGGAGCACTTGACTTGCAAATGAAGGATTTTTGCAGATGCAGTTTTGCACAATGTGGCTTACAGAGGGCCCAGGCCTGTCAAGATGGTTGTGATTCACAGTAGCCAGGCTGTTCTGCCAGATGAGGATGCATCTGGAAGGCATATGTACTCTAATTGCTGACAGAGTGGCACCTTTTTATTATTCCTACAAGGAGACACATCCCCTGTTACAGGACTGGTGACTTTGCTGGTGAGTGGTAGGATTCCTGTGAAACCACTGGGTCTAGTCATCGAAATGCTCTCTTTTTCCTAGACAGTCAGCAGAAAGCTCTGGGCTTAGGCCTTTAGTTCTGGCAGTAACACACAGGTCATGTTTAAAGGTGCCCTTTATTCTTTCCTCTCAGTAACTCACCAtggtctgaaaaataaaaggaagataaaataaGCCAAATGAGATTGCATTGCTCAACCAGCAATATACCCTACTCAGGCTGACTTCATGCAGATGACTTCTTGTTTTGACTCCAAatgccttcctctttctttctgcaCATCTTAGCAGTTCCTAAAAATACCTTCCTCAGGCAGGGAATCACTTGCTTGGGgatgggagagaggagagagttgTCTTATCTGACTTGCTTAGGCTGACTGAATTTCGAAAAGTAATTTAATGTCAGGTGACACCCACACTACACTTGATCTTAATCAAGAGGTCTGGAGTCTGAATGTCTGCTTATAGTTGAAATTTTGAAGGCTGAGTGTATATAATATTTTTGCACTTAATATAAGGTATTTAATGAAGAAGATCCATTATGCTGTAGACTGTGCTGAATGTTCAGAAGCAAAAAATTGGAATATTTAATTTTAGTTGAATTATTGCATATGGAAAATTACTCAATAGAGAGGCTCACCTCTAGGCTTCCTTAGAAACATGGTGGTAGTGAGGTCCAGAATGCTATGACCTAATCCTTGCACTGGTATTGCTAGAACAACTCTTTTGTATTGGTCAGAAAGTGAGAGTGTTTATTCAGATTAGATATATTTGTCAGTTCCATCAGTGATTTTTCTGTATAGAAATAGGGTTGCATCCACATGGACTCATTTTATAAGTTTAGTCCTTGATTCTTCTTTGTAGAGATGATCTCAGTTTTGTAGATGGGAACTGTACATTTTCCATTTACCTACCTCTGATCCGCAATGCCTACAAAATCTCATTTGCCCTTGTAACAGATAATGGCAGGACCTTTTGAGAGAGGCCTTGGGAAAAGACTCTTGGTTGTCTTGTCTGACTGACATTTTCCCACCAAAGTGATTGTCATTTCAAGAGTAAAAAGTGTACCTGGAGGCTGTGGAGTGCAGATGGTAAATGTGTCCTCAGGGATGCCTGTCAGTTTGGATCACCTGACTTTGGTCAGGTCCCAAATCCTTAAGAAGAGTTCTTGCTCTGATTACTGCAAGTTGTACAACACTAAGTGTACTGTCGACACTAAACACATATTCAGAAAGAACTCTTCTTTAACACTAGACATTTATTAGGTATGAAAGCACAGGTAAAACATTTGTTACAACCAGTAACCCCCAAATCACTTTCATATGAATATAAGTCAATATATAACATAAAAAATATCCCTCTTTACTAACAGTCAGCTACCGTCTTTACTTAAGGAAGGGTTTATATCCATGTACATTTGCACCACATgtggatatacacacacacacacacacacacagatgctaaCATGATAAAACTGTTTAACAGCTTCCCTATCCTCAATTATTGAATtcttctccatcttctccatcagaggactgtttttttcttctactttccctcttcctctctcttgatTCAATTCTATACTCAGCCTTGACATAttgtactgtttttgtttttaaaatatttactattttaGAACACTTAATGCTTAACAAGAACCATGCCAGTAATTCACTGAGGTCATAAGTCTTTTCTTATGGGTAATGGCAATCTCTCAGTGGCTGCCAGCCCTATGGAAGACATATTTACATGGATTTCTTCTTCACAGAGCTTTTCAGAGGAAGACAGAGCCATCCTGGTCATTGGTATTTAAGGTTATGTTGCTGTTCAGGATGCTTTCTGCATAACTAGTTGAAGAACTGACCTGGTAGCGGTTGCAGGGCCCACAGAAACACATGAATGGACAGTACTTTAAGCAGACACGATAAAggtattttctgaatttttcccCAGCAAAAGCATAGATAACAGGATTGAGACAACAGTGACTGAATGCAACAGTTTCAGTCAGGTGCATTGCATAGTCCAATGATTTAATTTGGTTGCAACTTACAAATAAATCATAATGCTTTAAAGTTTCTAGAAAAATCAGCACATTGTAGGGggaccaaaacagaaaaaacacaacCACCACAACCAAGATCAGTTTTATGGCTcgtgtttttttctgatttttgcagGACAGCAGGGTTTTGATGATCCCAAAGTAACAATAGCACATGATACAGACTGGGATAAAAAAACCAATGGTGTTCAATTCGACATTGCAGAACACCATCCAGATATTCTTAAGCTCATCGGGATACACAGAAATGCAGTCAGTTTCTAGCTTTTGTGTGAACACAAAATGTGGCACTGAAGCTAAAACTGCCATTGCCCAAACTCCACAAGCTATAAGAAAGCCATGGCTCATTGTTCGGGATTTCAGAGAATATGTTGCCCGGACAATAGCCAGGTATCTGTCAATACTGATAACAGTAATGAAAAACATTCCCCCAAAGAAACCAATAtaataaagtgaagaaacagcTTTGCATGGAATAGTCCCAAGGGTCCATCCATGCACCACGTTGGAAGCCCAGAAGGGAAGGGAGATCACAAAGAGAAGGTCTGAGACTGCCAAGTTCAGGAGATAAATGTCAGTGATGCTCTTTTTACTGCCTTCTTTCACAATGGCAAAAACCACCAGTATATTCCCTGTGAGGCCAAGGGCAAACACTGCAATGTAAAATATTGGCAGAAATACTTTCCCAAATTCCTGGATATCAATTTTATCGCAGAGAAAAGCATATTCATCATAAGTGAATTCAGTCGTTGCTTCGGGAAGTGCTTCCGTCATGCTGAATTTTCTGGCTAGAGGGAAtgtgaaaagggaaaagagaatgTTAGAGAGAGATCCAGCATCAGCTATGGAACAATACTGAGAAACCTCATCAACACAAACACTTTGGGATTATGTCACTATTCGGTTTCACGAGACTTGTATTACTGCAGAGGTGGTGGTAGTTTCTAATAGAAGCCTAGACTCTTCTGTTACCTGTACTTCACtgaaaattattctttattttaagaaaaaataaatgagaattttAAAGGCTGTCAAATAGGCCCTTTCTTattggaagagcagcagaagtaGCAGTAAGCTGACATCAGACTAACTCTGTAGGTGGTGCATTGCACCGTGAGAAATGCGCTCTCCTGGTCTGTCGGGCAGTGTTCAGCAGGAAATGATACTTGAAATGTAACTGTTAATCAGTATATGTTACCTGCCAACACCAACAAAAGCAGACCTAACCCCATGTGATAACCCTGGGGTAGAAGTGTGTGAGACACCCAGCTTGGCTTGGCCTGAGCCGATGCCTGTTGACATGGCCATAGCAAAGATGGGACAGGGATGCAAGCATATCTTtgatgagatttaaaaaaaaaaatcatcctataATCAAAAGAAGAGAAACTATATTGACACTTCCCCTCAAGCACTGAAGCATCTTATGACTGCCCTGGCCTTGGGTGCAGGGTAGTCAGGGTAGAGCCAGGGCTTGTTAGCTCAGAGGCTATACTGCATCTAACTGGTTAGTATATGTGAGGCAGACCTGTGACCTCTGCGCTCGCTAGTTTGCATCCATTAGTTCCTCTGCACTCCCTCAGGATGCTATAAAGATTTCTATTGGCAGGGGATCAAAAATCTTAAAGGGGCACATTTATTACTACATTGGGTCTGCTCCTGGTTTGGGTAAAGAACTGTTAAGTATCCATTATTTGCTTTCTCTGTAGGAAATGAAGGGAAATTGAGCATGATACACTGTACAGAAGCTGAGGGACATGACTGCAAGGCCAAAACAGCCTGTTAAAGCTAAGCTTAAAGAGAAAACTCACTGATAACAAAGTTGCAACTAATAACTACCCCTTGGTCACAGTGTCAAAACCTTCTTACAGGAAGCCATTGACTATAGCCCGTTGACTATAAAGGTGGGATTCAGTTCAGTGAACTTAAAGCATCTCTAAAGTGGGTGTTTATGTCTCCTGTTATTGGGAGAGGTAGGCAATACAGTCAATGAAAAGCAATGTCAAAGGCAGGTCCAACCAAATCTGCCTTAAGACGAGATGGACTGCTTTCTAGGCTCCACTGACTGTATTGCCAAAATTCCTTTTGACTGTATTGAGCAGAGGTACATTACTCAGTGGTAGATACAAATGTTGTCACTACTTCCACTCCTGACGCTTAAAGTGGAGCGGGTGGAATCCTCGCCTACATTTCCTTGTTTCATTGATAGCGATAATTTTTATAGCCTATGTTTAAAATAAGCCTTGCAAGGCTAAGCATGAAGTAAAAATCTCTTGAGGTGTAAGACAATCCTTGCCCAAGAAGTTTCATATGACTTAGTGATAACTACAACAAACTCCCCTACTGACGGTTAATGTGGCCATATTGACGTTTTCTCCTAATGCCTCATTGCTAGACTGTTGTTTCTGGTGTGGGGCACGAAGTTCTGACCTCTTATTTTGTAGTCATTTCTCaagctttttttctgtgctaGTTGGAAACACACGCTCTCCATTTTAAAGTATCTTATTCTGAAAGTTCAAAACCTAGTTGTCCCTgaaacatttaaatgagaagtgCCC contains:
- the CX3CR1 gene encoding CX3C chemokine receptor 1, whose product is MTEALPEATTEFTYDEYAFLCDKIDIQEFGKVFLPIFYIAVFALGLTGNILVVFAIVKEGSKKSITDIYLLNLAVSDLLFVISLPFWASNVVHGWTLGTIPCKAVSSLYYIGFFGGMFFITVISIDRYLAIVRATYSLKSRTMSHGFLIACGVWAMAVLASVPHFVFTQKLETDCISVYPDELKNIWMVFCNVELNTIGFFIPVCIMCYCYFGIIKTLLSCKNQKKTRAIKLILVVVVVFFLFWSPYNVLIFLETLKHYDLFVSCNQIKSLDYAMHLTETVAFSHCCLNPVIYAFAGEKFRKYLYRVCLKYCPFMCFCGPCNRYQVSSSTSYAESILNSNITLNTNDQDGSVFL